A single region of the Chthonomonadales bacterium genome encodes:
- the sixA gene encoding phosphohistidine phosphatase SixA codes for MQLYLLRHGVAEEARGALSDAERRLTEEGVEQMRAVGHALAHRGLRLDALLSSPLARARETARIVAEALDAPLAVEPSLAGGFSLGALQEIVGRHADVRRAMLVGHEPSLSRVAGQLVGGAAIELKKGGLIWIEADRLEPGGGVLRWLVTPSLLVRG; via the coding sequence ATGCAGTTGTACTTGCTGAGGCACGGCGTCGCGGAGGAGGCGCGCGGCGCGCTGAGCGACGCAGAGCGTCGGTTGACCGAGGAGGGCGTCGAGCAGATGCGCGCGGTCGGCCACGCACTGGCCCACAGGGGGCTCAGGCTGGACGCTCTGCTGAGCAGCCCGCTGGCCCGCGCGCGCGAGACGGCGCGGATCGTTGCGGAAGCGCTCGACGCGCCCCTTGCGGTCGAGCCATCGCTCGCGGGGGGCTTCTCGCTGGGCGCGCTCCAGGAGATCGTCGGACGCCACGCCGACGTGCGGCGCGCCATGCTCGTCGGGCACGAGCCGTCGCTGAGCCGGGTGGCCGGGCAGCTGGTGGGCGGCGCGGCCATCGAGCTCAAGAAGGGCGGCCTCATCTGGATCGAGGCGGATCGCCTTGAGCCTGGCGGCGGAGTGCTTCGGTGGCTGGTGACGCCATCGCTGCTCGTGCGAGGATAG
- a CDS encoding SDR family oxidoreductase yields the protein MAFRDPVGPCFADLAGRTAIVTGGGTNIGRGIALRLAAERARVVVCGRRAQPIEETCALVSAAGGECAALTADVSIDADLDRLFDLTVERYDTVDVMVHNAAAMLQTDARRVTDPQWDRAFATIARAAFVLARKSHALMAPRGHGALVYVSTVGALRAHHRGLPYDAAKAAADGLVRALALDYGTEGIRVNAVAPGPIPELRDDVAPRPLEAVPLGRAGTAAEVAAAVAFLASDQASYITGQILYVDGGLTTQLSPRSWPV from the coding sequence GTGGCGTTCCGTGACCCGGTCGGCCCCTGCTTCGCCGACCTCGCCGGGCGCACGGCCATCGTGACCGGCGGCGGCACGAACATCGGACGGGGAATCGCCTTGCGGTTGGCCGCCGAGCGGGCGCGCGTGGTCGTCTGCGGGCGCCGAGCACAACCGATCGAGGAAACCTGCGCGCTGGTAAGCGCGGCGGGCGGGGAGTGCGCCGCGCTCACTGCGGACGTCTCGATCGACGCCGACCTGGATCGTCTGTTCGACCTGACAGTCGAGCGGTACGACACGGTGGACGTGATGGTGCACAACGCGGCGGCCATGCTCCAGACGGATGCGCGCCGGGTGACCGACCCGCAGTGGGACCGCGCGTTCGCGACGATCGCCCGGGCAGCCTTCGTGCTCGCGCGCAAATCGCACGCGCTCATGGCTCCGCGAGGTCACGGCGCGCTCGTCTACGTCTCGACGGTCGGCGCGCTCCGGGCCCACCATCGCGGACTGCCCTACGACGCGGCGAAGGCCGCCGCGGACGGCCTGGTCCGCGCCCTGGCGCTCGACTACGGAACGGAGGGCATCCGCGTGAACGCGGTGGCTCCCGGCCCCATACCCGAGCTGCGCGACGACGTCGCCCCGCGCCCCCTGGAGGCGGTGCCGCTCGGGCGCGCCGGGACCGCGGCCGAGGTGGCCGCGGCGGTCGCCTTCCTTGCCTCCGACCAGGCATCCTACATCACCGGCCAGATCCTCTACGTGGATGGGGGTCTGACCACGCAGCTTTCGCCGCGGAGCTGGCCCGTGTAG
- a CDS encoding S9 family peptidase — protein sequence MPETRQRLSLRALLETKVPHSPSVSPEGRRVVFVVAESDFEESRVTAHLWMVGLTDPRPRQLTYSWEGEREPLWSPDGRWIAFLSARPDMTEAPPLEEEEEGPREQLWVIPADGGEARRLTKAREGVRSFRWTPDSEALVFLAPESRPQALQYARDDARKRKADACVEQQDKLRRQFWEVELEDRKPELLFTGDFGIAEFDLSPDGKRIVFSTNYTGDANDYHQYDLFVLEIEQGEPRKLIERAGGQFAPRWSPDGRQIAFLAPIDPALSYSQECPWVVDEAGGEPRNLFAGLRYDAHSIVWRAGAGGLCAVAADGTADRIVRLGPDGLADAPLGESPACVLDADVSSAGVIVAALESVAASPDLYALQPDGSRQRLTEMGKALEEDYILPRQEVVRWRSGEWEIEGVLTHPSGARDDAALPLVVQVHGGPKGRATNTLRSYHEHAVWAAEGYRVLKPNYRGSEGYGNAFSTANRRDLGGGDFADIMAGVDLLVERGLADPAHIGIMGGSYGGYMTNWAITQTDRFAAAISMFGIFSLVSDYSNSEISRWEPDYMGAHYWDDPAIYRERSPATYLEQIKTPVLIVHGESDTNTFISNSREMYRALRDRGATVEFVRYPREGHGLREPAHRLDEMRRCLAWFDRYLKRPAEGTAVGRIGDRIDHEGYELHVLRADDVECAGWDRDEGRLLEVTIAVGSLEPVEESWEFALAEVALAHAGEGACGLAGVVADVGGGKTLVRGGELTIVAHPDPDTGRVSFAVAPGFRIPERGGDFVLTVDGFPPVGFGLGEKPPPGEEEQPEGEPPASRPQPEPAPGEPLPVPGPQKRRRPALRARRGGGRRGVP from the coding sequence ATGCCAGAGACCAGGCAGCGCCTGAGCTTGCGAGCCCTCCTCGAGACGAAGGTGCCACACAGCCCGAGTGTTTCCCCGGAAGGCAGGCGAGTCGTGTTCGTCGTGGCGGAATCGGACTTCGAGGAGAGTCGCGTCACGGCCCACCTCTGGATGGTCGGACTGACCGACCCGCGGCCGCGCCAGCTCACCTATAGCTGGGAGGGCGAGCGTGAACCTCTCTGGTCACCGGACGGCCGCTGGATCGCCTTCCTCTCCGCCCGTCCGGACATGACCGAGGCGCCGCCTCTCGAAGAGGAGGAGGAGGGCCCGCGCGAGCAGCTCTGGGTGATCCCCGCCGACGGCGGCGAGGCGCGGCGGCTGACGAAGGCGCGCGAAGGCGTCCGCTCGTTCCGCTGGACCCCCGATAGCGAGGCGCTCGTCTTCCTGGCCCCAGAGAGCCGGCCGCAGGCGCTCCAGTACGCCCGCGACGACGCGCGCAAGCGCAAGGCGGACGCCTGCGTTGAGCAGCAGGACAAGCTGCGGCGGCAGTTCTGGGAGGTCGAGCTGGAGGATCGCAAGCCCGAGCTCCTCTTCACGGGCGATTTCGGCATCGCCGAGTTCGACCTGTCGCCGGACGGCAAGCGCATCGTGTTCAGCACGAACTACACCGGCGACGCCAACGACTACCACCAGTACGACCTGTTCGTGCTGGAGATCGAGCAGGGCGAGCCGCGCAAGCTGATCGAGCGGGCGGGCGGCCAGTTCGCGCCGCGGTGGTCGCCCGATGGTCGGCAGATCGCGTTCCTGGCCCCGATCGACCCGGCGCTCAGCTACTCGCAAGAGTGTCCCTGGGTGGTGGACGAGGCCGGCGGCGAGCCGCGCAACCTGTTCGCCGGCTTGCGCTACGACGCGCACTCGATCGTGTGGCGCGCCGGCGCCGGCGGCCTCTGCGCGGTGGCCGCCGACGGCACCGCGGACCGCATCGTGCGGCTGGGCCCCGACGGCCTGGCCGACGCGCCCCTGGGCGAGAGCCCCGCATGCGTGCTGGACGCCGATGTGAGCTCGGCCGGGGTCATCGTGGCGGCGCTCGAGAGCGTCGCGGCCTCGCCCGACCTCTACGCGCTTCAGCCGGACGGCTCGCGCCAGCGGCTCACGGAGATGGGCAAGGCGCTCGAGGAGGACTATATCCTCCCGCGTCAGGAGGTCGTCCGCTGGCGAAGCGGCGAATGGGAGATCGAGGGCGTTCTGACGCACCCCTCTGGAGCGCGCGATGACGCGGCCCTGCCGCTGGTGGTACAGGTGCATGGCGGCCCCAAGGGCCGGGCGACCAACACGCTGCGCAGCTACCACGAGCACGCCGTCTGGGCGGCCGAGGGCTACCGCGTGCTGAAGCCCAACTACCGTGGGAGCGAGGGCTACGGCAACGCGTTCAGCACCGCCAATCGGCGCGACCTGGGCGGCGGCGATTTCGCCGACATCATGGCGGGCGTCGACCTGCTGGTGGAGCGAGGCCTCGCCGACCCGGCCCACATCGGGATCATGGGCGGATCCTATGGAGGCTACATGACGAACTGGGCCATCACGCAGACGGACCGCTTCGCAGCGGCCATCTCCATGTTCGGCATCTTCAGCCTGGTGTCCGACTACAGCAACTCCGAGATCTCGCGCTGGGAGCCGGACTACATGGGCGCTCACTACTGGGACGACCCGGCCATCTACCGCGAGCGCTCCCCGGCGACCTACCTGGAACAAATCAAGACGCCCGTCCTCATCGTGCACGGAGAGAGCGACACCAACACGTTCATCAGCAACTCGCGCGAGATGTATCGGGCGCTGCGCGACCGTGGGGCGACCGTGGAGTTCGTCCGCTACCCGCGCGAAGGCCACGGCCTGCGCGAGCCGGCGCACCGGCTCGACGAGATGCGACGCTGCCTGGCATGGTTCGACCGCTATCTGAAGCGCCCGGCTGAGGGGACGGCTGTCGGACGCATCGGCGACCGGATCGACCATGAGGGCTATGAGCTGCACGTGCTGCGCGCTGATGACGTCGAGTGCGCCGGCTGGGATCGCGACGAGGGACGCCTGCTGGAGGTAACGATCGCGGTGGGCAGCCTGGAGCCCGTCGAGGAGAGCTGGGAGTTCGCGCTGGCCGAAGTGGCGCTCGCACACGCCGGCGAGGGCGCCTGCGGCCTGGCTGGCGTGGTGGCCGACGTGGGTGGGGGCAAGACGCTCGTGCGCGGCGGAGAACTGACTATCGTGGCGCATCCGGACCCCGACACTGGCCGCGTGAGCTTTGCCGTGGCCCCGGGCTTTCGGATCCCGGAACGCGGGGGCGACTTCGTGCTAACAGTCGACGGCTTCCCGCCGGTTGGCTTTGGCCTGGGCGAGAAGCCGCCGCCAGGCGAGGAGGAGCAGCCCGAAGGGGAACCGCCGGCTTCTCGGCCGCAACCAGAGCCCGCGCCCGGCGAGCCACTCCCCGTGCCGGGACCGCAGAAGCGGCGCCGCCCGGCCTTGCGCGCGCGGCGAGGCGGAGGTCGTCGTGGCGTTCCGTGA
- a CDS encoding GNAT family N-acetyltransferase: MHPQAPPPRQLFMRRPDLDGLPALALPPGCEVREAMPADEAGLARVLARAFQTEWTVDRVRRDLTRAPDVAAVYIATREGEPAATASARRIPERYPGSGYLHWVASDPAARGLGLGAAVVVRALERFREEGCRDSVLETDDPRLPAIRLYLRLGYVPEHADPSHPERWDVVLRSLGPPWDGQG, from the coding sequence ATGCACCCCCAAGCGCCGCCTCCGCGCCAGCTCTTCATGCGCCGCCCGGACCTCGATGGGCTGCCCGCGCTCGCGCTGCCGCCAGGGTGCGAGGTCCGCGAGGCCATGCCCGCCGACGAGGCCGGCCTCGCGCGAGTCCTCGCGCGCGCGTTCCAGACGGAGTGGACGGTGGACCGCGTGCGCCGCGACCTGACCCGGGCGCCGGACGTGGCCGCGGTCTACATCGCGACGCGCGAAGGTGAACCGGCCGCGACGGCCTCAGCCCGCCGGATTCCCGAGCGCTACCCGGGCAGCGGCTACCTGCACTGGGTGGCATCGGACCCGGCGGCGCGAGGACTCGGGCTCGGCGCCGCGGTCGTGGTGCGCGCGCTGGAGCGCTTCCGCGAGGAGGGCTGTCGCGACTCCGTGCTCGAGACGGACGACCCGCGGCTGCCGGCCATCCGGCTTTACCTTCGGCTCGGCTACGTGCCGGAGCACGCCGACCCGTCGCACCCGGAGCGGTGGGATGTGGTTCTGCGCTCCCTTGGTCCGCCCTGGGACGGGCAGGGATAG
- the rph gene encoding ribonuclease PH produces the protein MARPDGRAPSQLRPVVIRRGVQKYAEGSCLIECGDTRVLCTASVEERVPPFQKGTGKGWVTAEYAMLPRSCRERTQRETRGPGGRTMEIQRLVGRSLRAIVDTDALGERTIAIDCDVLQADGGTRTTSVTGAYVALAEAVRWLMNERVVRRKVLLGMVAAISVGIVGGEEVLDLCYDEDRYAGVDMNVVMTDRGRFVEVQGTAEGIPFDRASLNRLLDLAQGGVQQLHGLQRAALEEGA, from the coding sequence ATGGCAAGACCAGACGGGCGCGCCCCGAGCCAGCTTCGGCCCGTGGTGATCCGGCGCGGCGTGCAGAAATACGCGGAGGGATCGTGCCTGATCGAGTGCGGCGACACGCGGGTGCTCTGCACCGCGAGCGTGGAGGAGCGCGTTCCGCCGTTCCAGAAAGGGACCGGCAAGGGCTGGGTCACCGCGGAGTACGCCATGCTGCCTCGCTCCTGCCGCGAGCGCACGCAGCGCGAGACACGCGGACCGGGCGGCCGCACGATGGAGATTCAGCGGTTGGTGGGGCGTAGCCTGCGTGCCATCGTGGATACCGACGCCCTCGGAGAGCGCACCATCGCCATCGACTGCGACGTGCTCCAGGCCGACGGCGGGACGCGCACGACCTCCGTTACGGGGGCCTACGTAGCGCTTGCGGAAGCGGTCCGGTGGCTGATGAACGAAAGGGTCGTGCGCCGCAAGGTGCTTCTGGGCATGGTGGCGGCCATCAGCGTCGGCATCGTCGGCGGTGAGGAGGTGCTCGACCTGTGCTACGATGAGGATCGCTACGCCGGAGTCGATATGAACGTGGTGATGACCGACCGTGGCCGGTTCGTGGAGGTCCAGGGCACCGCCGAGGGCATTCCGTTCGACCGTGCAAGCCTCAACCGGCTGCTTGACCTGGCGCAAGGAGGCGTGCAACAACTCCACGGTCTACAGCGCGCGGCGCTCGAGGAGGGCGCGTGA
- a CDS encoding TldD/PmbA family protein produces MKELASLALDTAVRRGAAYADVRLVRHLRQNIGTEDERVRGILDTEDVGLGVRVIVDGAWGFAGTGTLTREEAMRAAAQAVAIARASASTLRSPVRLVPEPPRTAEFRTDCRIDPFTVPIDQKVGLLLAINERLLRHTGIRKAEGFMTLRKDERHFVSSEGSDLSSVVVTTGAGYMATAVGEGDARSRSYVPPPLTKGYENIDADDLLANAERVALQALEHLRADECEMGVRDLILDPQNLSLTIHESVGHATELDRALGYEESLAGRSFATPDKLRHLRYGSPRVSFVADNTLPAGLATHGFDDDGVAGQRWSIVDEGLFVGYSTGREVAGEIGLERSVGGCRADNWGSIPIVRIPNLSLMPGNAPLTPEELIADTDDGIYIEGRGSFSIDQMRCNFQFGGDAFWEIRRGKRTRMLKNVTYQSMTTDFWSSCDAVCDERFWVPDGVLNCGKGDPMQISQMTHGAAPARFRRVKVGAAR; encoded by the coding sequence TTGAAGGAGTTGGCCAGCCTGGCCCTCGATACCGCCGTGCGGCGCGGCGCGGCGTATGCCGACGTGCGCCTCGTGCGCCACCTGCGGCAGAACATCGGCACCGAGGACGAGCGGGTGCGCGGGATCCTCGACACCGAGGACGTCGGCCTCGGTGTCCGCGTGATCGTCGACGGCGCCTGGGGGTTCGCCGGCACCGGCACGCTCACGCGCGAGGAGGCCATGCGAGCCGCCGCGCAGGCCGTCGCCATCGCGCGGGCGAGCGCCTCCACGCTGCGCTCGCCCGTCCGGCTCGTGCCCGAGCCGCCGCGCACCGCGGAATTCCGCACCGATTGCCGCATCGACCCGTTCACCGTGCCCATCGACCAGAAGGTCGGGCTCCTTCTGGCCATCAACGAGCGGCTCCTGCGGCACACGGGCATTCGCAAGGCCGAGGGGTTCATGACGCTCCGTAAGGATGAGCGCCATTTCGTCAGCTCGGAGGGATCCGATCTTTCCAGCGTGGTCGTGACGACCGGCGCGGGCTACATGGCGACGGCTGTGGGCGAGGGCGATGCGCGCTCGCGCTCCTATGTGCCTCCCCCGTTGACGAAGGGCTACGAGAACATCGACGCCGACGACCTGCTCGCCAACGCCGAGCGCGTGGCCCTGCAGGCTCTGGAGCATCTGCGGGCGGACGAGTGCGAGATGGGCGTCAGGGACCTGATCCTCGACCCGCAGAACCTCTCGCTGACGATCCACGAATCGGTGGGCCATGCCACCGAGCTCGACCGCGCGCTCGGCTACGAGGAGTCGCTGGCGGGCCGGAGCTTCGCGACGCCTGACAAGCTTCGCCACCTGCGGTACGGCTCGCCACGGGTGAGCTTCGTGGCGGACAACACGCTGCCGGCGGGCCTGGCCACGCACGGCTTCGACGACGATGGCGTGGCCGGCCAGCGCTGGAGCATCGTGGATGAGGGCCTGTTCGTCGGCTACAGCACGGGCCGCGAGGTGGCGGGCGAGATCGGGCTTGAGCGCAGCGTGGGTGGATGCCGCGCCGACAACTGGGGCAGCATCCCGATCGTGCGCATCCCCAACCTCTCGCTGATGCCCGGCAATGCGCCGCTCACGCCCGAGGAGCTGATCGCTGACACCGACGACGGTATCTACATCGAGGGGCGGGGTTCCTTCTCGATCGACCAGATGCGCTGCAATTTCCAGTTCGGCGGCGACGCCTTCTGGGAGATCCGCCGCGGAAAGCGGACCCGCATGCTGAAGAACGTGACCTACCAGAGCATGACCACCGACTTCTGGAGCTCCTGCGACGCGGTCTGCGACGAGCGGTTCTGGGTGCCTGACGGCGTGCTCAACTGTGGCAAGGGCGACCCGATGCAGATCTCGCAGATGACGCACGGGGCCGCGCCGGCCCGGTTCCGCCGCGTGAAGGTGGGCGCCGCGCGGTGA
- a CDS encoding CDGSH iron-sulfur domain-containing protein codes for MGEVVIQVRRNGPYRVTGEVRLVDLEGNEIPIDTGEGSIFLCRCGQSRGKPFCDGTHKRCGWADGTET; via the coding sequence ATGGGCGAGGTGGTGATCCAGGTGCGGCGCAACGGACCCTACCGGGTGACGGGCGAGGTGCGCCTCGTGGACCTGGAGGGCAACGAGATCCCGATCGACACCGGCGAGGGGAGCATCTTCCTCTGTCGGTGCGGGCAGTCCCGCGGAAAGCCGTTCTGCGACGGAACGCACAAGCGCTGCGGTTGGGCGGACGGCACCGAAACGTAG
- the mutY gene encoding A/G-specific adenine glycosylase, which yields MSTSRTLEPRVPSASDVAALCRGPLAEWYALNRRMLPWRALPPDPYAVWVSETMLQQTRVVTARPFFERWMASFPTVEALARAPLDEVLRLWAGLGYYARARSLHAAARSLVEQRGGVLPRTAAELEALPGVGRYTAGAIASVAFDAPAPVVDANVARVLSRVFAVDAEPRSARGSARLWELAAELVPRRGAGDHNQALMELGALVCAPHDPRCGACPLEPACAAAHTREPTAWPRPSARRRVVRVQHSSAVVRRGDRVLVARRHETGLWGGLWEFPRRLCAPGEDPRACAARAAREVVGLRATVTGTVAMVRHSVTHHAIVLHALACEAPRGRAQARDCAEVRWVEIEALDGLALSSPQAGVAAALRGRAAGGAASR from the coding sequence ATGTCAACGAGTCGCACCCTCGAGCCGCGCGTGCCGTCCGCCTCGGACGTGGCCGCGCTGTGCCGCGGCCCGCTCGCGGAGTGGTACGCGTTGAACCGCCGCATGCTGCCGTGGCGCGCTCTTCCGCCCGACCCCTACGCCGTCTGGGTCTCTGAGACCATGCTGCAGCAGACCCGGGTGGTCACCGCGCGGCCCTTCTTCGAGCGCTGGATGGCGAGCTTCCCGACGGTGGAGGCGCTCGCCCGCGCGCCGCTGGACGAGGTACTGCGCCTCTGGGCTGGCCTGGGATACTACGCGCGCGCCCGGTCTCTGCACGCGGCGGCGCGCAGCCTGGTCGAGCAGCGAGGCGGCGTCCTGCCGCGGACGGCCGCCGAGCTCGAGGCACTGCCCGGCGTGGGACGTTACACGGCCGGCGCCATCGCCTCGGTCGCCTTCGATGCACCGGCTCCCGTCGTCGACGCCAACGTTGCGCGGGTTCTGTCGCGCGTGTTCGCCGTCGATGCCGAGCCGAGGTCGGCGCGGGGCTCCGCGCGGCTCTGGGAGCTCGCCGCGGAGTTGGTGCCGCGGCGAGGTGCTGGCGACCACAACCAGGCGCTGATGGAGCTCGGCGCCCTCGTCTGTGCGCCCCACGATCCGCGCTGCGGCGCGTGCCCGCTCGAGCCGGCCTGCGCGGCGGCCCACACCCGCGAGCCGACGGCGTGGCCGCGCCCCTCGGCGCGCCGACGGGTCGTGCGCGTGCAACACAGCAGCGCCGTGGTGCGGCGCGGCGACCGCGTGCTCGTGGCGCGACGCCACGAGACTGGGCTGTGGGGCGGGCTGTGGGAGTTCCCCAGGCGGCTCTGCGCGCCCGGCGAGGACCCGCGTGCCTGCGCGGCGCGCGCCGCGCGGGAGGTGGTCGGCCTGCGCGCCACCGTGACCGGCACCGTGGCGATGGTGCGCCACAGCGTCACTCATCACGCCATCGTGCTTCACGCCCTCGCGTGCGAGGCGCCGCGCGGCCGGGCACAGGCTCGCGACTGCGCCGAGGTGCGATGGGTTGAGATCGAAGCGCTGGATGGGCTCGCGCTCTCCTCACCGCAGGCCGGAGTCGCCGCCGCCCTTCGCGGGCGCGCGGCCGGCGGTGCGGCGAGCCGGTAG
- a CDS encoding histidine phosphatase family protein has protein sequence MAARVLYLVRHGNVHNPERVAYGRLPGFVLSERGRAEAVEAARTLAPASFAAVYHSPLERAAETAALLASASEAPLRVDERLHEWDRGERPSEVAARMRAFVDEWLRGAEGCAVAVSHRDPIRALLIALEGDDPDTAVHDLRRFPLPTAGIYLLTAEDGAVRCDAVSLPPDRD, from the coding sequence GTGGCCGCTCGCGTGCTGTACCTGGTACGTCACGGCAACGTGCACAACCCGGAGCGCGTGGCCTATGGCCGGCTGCCCGGGTTCGTGCTGAGCGAGCGCGGCCGCGCCGAGGCCGTCGAGGCCGCGCGTACGCTGGCGCCGGCGAGTTTCGCGGCCGTCTACCACTCGCCTCTGGAGCGCGCGGCGGAGACGGCGGCGCTCCTCGCGAGCGCCAGCGAAGCTCCTCTGCGCGTGGATGAGAGGTTGCACGAGTGGGACCGCGGCGAGAGGCCGTCGGAGGTCGCCGCGCGCATGAGGGCCTTCGTGGACGAGTGGCTGCGGGGAGCGGAGGGCTGCGCGGTCGCCGTCTCGCACCGCGACCCGATCCGGGCGCTCCTGATCGCTCTCGAGGGCGACGACCCCGACACGGCGGTGCACGACCTGCGGCGCTTCCCGCTGCCGACCGCGGGGATCTACCTCCTGACGGCGGAGGACGGCGCGGTACGGTGCGACGCCGTGAGCCTCCCTCCGGACCGCGACTGA